Proteins from a genomic interval of Phycisphaerae bacterium RAS1:
- a CDS encoding putative bifunctional phosphatase/peptidyl-prolyl cis-trans isomerase, whose protein sequence is MLRTVRRQRIGLLSLAVHGLLAGSALLHAQEVDPSRAALTDAVRLEVTPLRGLTAPGRPIWLRFALINSSDQAIEIPVDDLSPAADSIGLPMSLVTGAPGKPCLHVGLEQDKLVAVAPAPSPSPRPGSLRLAPRGCVGAEVDLAAIGDVRHPGVYRVEWRPLATRSGPGVATFRIDTRKDVVIITDLGKVTFELMYEQAPRNVENFLDLARGGFYDGKTFHRIVPNFLVQGGDPKGDGKGLRPDGQTVPAEFHDYKVDFGTLAMARKPSEPDSASCQFFIALARLPDLDGQYSVIGRAKDDESLRTLLQIGGVPTDRRDRPLRPVNVRAVTLIEATESSALKSK, encoded by the coding sequence ATGTTGAGAACAGTTCGCCGCCAGCGCATCGGCCTTCTTTCCCTCGCGGTCCACGGGTTGCTGGCGGGAAGCGCGCTTCTGCATGCGCAGGAAGTCGACCCCTCCCGGGCGGCGCTCACCGACGCCGTTCGCCTCGAAGTCACGCCACTCCGCGGCCTGACCGCGCCCGGCCGGCCGATCTGGCTGCGCTTCGCGCTGATCAACTCCAGCGACCAGGCGATCGAAATCCCGGTCGACGATCTGTCGCCGGCGGCGGATTCAATCGGCCTGCCGATGTCACTGGTCACCGGTGCGCCGGGAAAGCCCTGTCTGCATGTCGGCCTGGAGCAGGACAAGCTCGTCGCCGTCGCGCCGGCGCCTTCGCCTTCGCCGCGCCCCGGGTCGCTCCGCCTTGCGCCGCGCGGCTGTGTCGGGGCGGAGGTGGATCTGGCCGCTATCGGCGACGTGCGGCATCCCGGCGTGTACCGGGTGGAATGGCGGCCGTTGGCGACGCGCAGCGGTCCGGGCGTCGCGACTTTTCGCATCGACACGCGCAAGGATGTCGTGATCATCACCGACCTGGGCAAGGTGACATTCGAGTTGATGTACGAGCAGGCGCCGCGCAACGTGGAGAATTTTCTCGACCTGGCCCGCGGCGGTTTCTACGACGGCAAGACGTTCCACCGCATCGTGCCGAATTTCCTCGTGCAGGGCGGCGACCCCAAGGGCGACGGCAAGGGCCTGCGGCCCGACGGCCAGACCGTCCCGGCGGAATTTCACGACTACAAGGTGGACTTCGGAACGCTCGCCATGGCGCGCAAGCCGTCCGAGCCGGACTCGGCCAGTTGCCAGTTCTTCATCGCCTTGGCGCGGCTGCCGGACCTCGACGGGCAGTACTCGGTCATCGGCCGGGCGAAAGACGACGAGAGCCTGCGCACGCTGCTGCAGATCGGCGGCGTCCCGACCGACCGCCGCGACCGTCCGCTGCGGCCGGTGAACGTTCGCGCGGTGACGCTGATCGAGGCGACGGAGTCGAGCGCGCTGAAGAGCAAGTAG
- the serA_4 gene encoding D-3-phosphoglycerate dehydrogenase: MKILVICEMPDFALDQLRALGCETVYKPNLAADALRMALADTGILVVGSGRVSADLISSAHSLQLIVRRGAGPANIAVEEASAQGVFVADCNEQHATAVAELGLGLLIALDRRIVENTLALREGRWSRAELAAARGLCGRTLGLLGYGAAGRMTAQRAHGFGMNVIAWESGGNVADAHDSEIEHCNWPRELAGGSDAVMLMPAVEGHDEVIVDAEFLAAMRPGAAFVHLGPPGVVDAAALAEAVRTRHLRVAIDSHAAEPTADVARFTSSLLALPGVIGTQHIGALTDQARDATAAEAVRVIRKFLVSGECANCLNLLDRTPATWQLVLRVRDQVGVMASILDAIRADGINAEEITSRVFTGAKAASCIIAIDERPSREALDAIRALPDVLHLELRALV; this comes from the coding sequence ATGAAAATCCTCGTCATCTGCGAGATGCCGGATTTCGCGCTGGACCAGCTTCGAGCGCTGGGGTGCGAAACCGTCTACAAGCCGAACCTCGCCGCCGACGCCCTGCGGATGGCGCTGGCGGACACGGGCATTCTCGTCGTCGGTTCCGGCCGCGTCTCGGCTGACCTGATTTCCTCCGCACATTCGCTGCAACTGATCGTGCGTCGGGGGGCGGGGCCGGCCAATATCGCGGTCGAAGAAGCCTCGGCGCAGGGCGTTTTCGTGGCCGACTGCAACGAACAGCACGCGACGGCGGTCGCGGAGCTGGGGTTGGGGCTGCTGATCGCGCTCGACCGGCGCATCGTCGAGAACACGCTCGCGCTGCGCGAAGGCCGCTGGAGCCGGGCTGAGCTGGCGGCCGCTCGCGGCCTCTGCGGACGGACGCTCGGCCTGCTGGGCTACGGGGCCGCCGGGCGAATGACGGCGCAGCGGGCGCACGGCTTTGGCATGAACGTGATCGCCTGGGAATCCGGCGGCAACGTCGCCGACGCACACGACAGCGAGATTGAGCACTGCAACTGGCCCCGCGAGCTGGCCGGCGGCAGCGATGCGGTGATGCTGATGCCGGCCGTGGAAGGCCACGACGAAGTCATCGTCGATGCGGAGTTCCTGGCTGCCATGCGACCCGGCGCTGCGTTTGTGCACCTCGGGCCGCCCGGCGTCGTTGATGCAGCGGCCTTGGCGGAGGCTGTCCGCACGCGACATCTCCGCGTTGCGATCGACAGCCACGCCGCCGAACCAACCGCCGACGTGGCGCGCTTCACCAGTTCGCTCCTGGCCCTGCCGGGGGTGATCGGCACGCAGCACATCGGGGCCCTCACGGACCAGGCCCGGGACGCCACCGCCGCCGAGGCCGTTCGCGTGATCCGCAAGTTCCTCGTGTCCGGAGAGTGCGCCAACTGCCTGAACCTGCTGGACCGCACGCCCGCAACCTGGCAACTGGTGCTGCGCGTGCGCGATCAGGTGGGCGTGATGGCCTCGATCCTGGACGCGATTCGCGCAGACGGCATTAACGCGGAGGAGATCACCAGCCGCGTCTTCACCGGCGCGAAGGCGGCTTCCTGCATCATCGCGATTGACGAGCGGCCCAGCCGCGAGGCGCTCGACGCTATTCGCGCCCTGCCCGATGTGCTACACTTGGAATTGCGGGCGCTGGTCTGA
- the ampH gene encoding D-alanyl-D-alanine-carboxypeptidase/endopeptidase AmpH precursor has translation MSGKLPAAGPRHYLSRMNTKRTRSRLPFLGVFIGSAIALSNADSIQDDVKEHIRRRVDDGGAAGIVLGVVTPGGTDFFCYGVTARDGAKLDADSVFEIGSISKVFTSMLLADAVLAGRLKLDDPAASLLPASVKTPQKDDTTITLEHLASHRSGLPRMPDNFAPKDESNPYADYGKEQLYEFLNGCKLVSAPGEKYAYSNLGAGLLGHVLCLKSAKTYDDLLAQTICGPAGMKHTACKLSADMKNHLALGHSGGKAVSNWDLDCLEGAGGIRSTARDMAAFVKACMLSDGKLAALVARCVEKRYPAGGDKMDIGLGWHIDKRYEQETTWHNGGTGGYHSYCGFRADRKLGVVVLTNCDEDIDDIGEHVLSAAAPLSKIRRVLWLEPAKLDEYVGYYELRRGVLLHVARDGAGLTAQLTGQEAVPLLAEAEDRLFVKVVDAQLSFARGDDGKVKSATLHQGGRDQEARRLAKEEEPRPRTEVAVDPKILAEYVGKYALGPATFDIKLSDGKLTAQLTGQRRFPVFAESETKFYYKVVDAQLTFVRDDAGKVAALILHQNGMDQRAERVD, from the coding sequence GTGTCGGGAAAACTTCCGGCCGCGGGGCCGCGCCACTACCTTTCCCGCATGAATACGAAACGAACGCGATCGCGGCTGCCGTTCCTGGGCGTCTTCATCGGGTCCGCCATAGCCCTCAGCAACGCCGACTCGATCCAAGACGACGTGAAAGAGCACATCCGCCGGCGCGTCGACGACGGCGGCGCTGCGGGAATCGTGCTCGGCGTCGTCACGCCGGGCGGGACCGATTTTTTCTGCTACGGCGTCACGGCCAGGGACGGGGCGAAACTTGACGCGGACTCTGTTTTTGAGATCGGCTCGATCAGCAAGGTTTTCACGTCGATGCTGCTGGCGGACGCGGTTCTCGCGGGCCGGCTGAAGCTGGACGATCCGGCGGCGAGCCTCCTGCCGGCTTCCGTCAAGACGCCGCAGAAGGACGACACGACGATCACGCTGGAGCATTTGGCGTCGCACCGTTCCGGCCTGCCGCGCATGCCCGACAATTTCGCGCCGAAGGATGAGTCGAACCCCTACGCGGACTACGGAAAAGAGCAGCTATACGAGTTTCTAAACGGGTGCAAGCTGGTATCGGCGCCGGGCGAGAAGTACGCGTATTCCAACCTTGGCGCCGGGCTGCTCGGACATGTCCTCTGCCTGAAATCGGCGAAGACCTACGATGACCTGCTGGCCCAGACCATCTGCGGGCCGGCGGGCATGAAGCACACGGCCTGCAAGCTCTCCGCGGACATGAAGAACCACCTGGCGCTTGGCCATTCGGGCGGCAAGGCGGTTTCAAACTGGGATCTCGATTGCCTCGAAGGCGCCGGCGGCATTCGCTCCACGGCGCGCGACATGGCCGCTTTCGTGAAGGCCTGCATGCTCAGCGACGGCAAGCTCGCTGCGCTGGTCGCCCGGTGCGTCGAGAAACGCTATCCGGCCGGCGGCGACAAGATGGACATCGGCCTGGGCTGGCATATCGACAAGCGCTACGAACAGGAAACCACGTGGCACAACGGCGGAACCGGCGGCTATCACAGCTATTGCGGCTTCCGCGCCGATCGCAAGCTGGGCGTCGTGGTGCTCACCAACTGTGACGAGGATATCGACGACATCGGCGAGCACGTCCTGAGCGCCGCCGCGCCGCTGAGCAAGATCCGCCGCGTGCTGTGGCTCGAACCAGCCAAGCTGGACGAATATGTCGGATACTACGAGCTGCGGCGGGGCGTACTGCTGCACGTCGCCCGCGACGGCGCCGGTCTCACGGCACAACTGACGGGTCAGGAGGCCGTTCCGCTGCTGGCCGAGGCGGAAGACCGACTCTTCGTGAAGGTCGTCGACGCGCAGCTTTCGTTCGCGCGCGGGGACGACGGCAAGGTGAAGTCGGCCACGCTGCACCAGGGCGGCCGCGATCAGGAGGCCCGGCGGCTGGCCAAGGAGGAGGAACCCAGGCCGCGGACGGAAGTGGCGGTCGACCCGAAAATCCTGGCCGAGTACGTCGGGAAATACGCGCTCGGGCCGGCGACATTTGACATCAAGCTGTCGGACGGAAAGCTGACCGCGCAGCTCACCGGCCAGCGGCGTTTTCCCGTTTTCGCGGAATCGGAAACGAAGTTCTACTACAAGGTCGTCGACGCTCAGCTCACGTTTGTGCGCGACGACGCGGGCAAGGTGGCCGCGCTCATTCTGCATCAGAACGGGATGGACCAGCGGGCGGAGCGCGTGGACTGA
- a CDS encoding PEGA domain protein gives MVAAITLGGVCGCVERIMKVETEPPGATVLINDEEVGLSPVKFSFTWYGDYDIIVRKKGYETLKTHYKVDAPWYQWPPIDFFAELLTPGTIRDERSVPRLTLAPASQPAVADVVDRAVELRDEAIYGDRP, from the coding sequence ATGGTCGCGGCGATCACGCTCGGCGGCGTCTGCGGCTGCGTCGAACGGATTATGAAGGTGGAAACCGAGCCGCCGGGGGCGACCGTGTTGATCAACGACGAAGAGGTGGGCCTCAGCCCGGTGAAGTTCTCATTCACCTGGTACGGCGACTACGACATCATCGTCCGCAAGAAAGGCTACGAGACGCTCAAGACGCACTACAAAGTGGACGCGCCATGGTACCAGTGGCCGCCGATTGATTTCTTCGCCGAGCTTCTGACGCCCGGCACGATTCGCGACGAGCGCAGCGTTCCGCGGCTGACGCTGGCACCGGCGTCGCAGCCGGCCGTGGCGGATGTCGTCGATCGCGCGGTTGAGCTGCGGGACGAGGCGATCTACGGCGACAGGCCGTAG
- the ycgR gene encoding Flagellar brake protein YcgR translates to MRPRRISSCDHEIELFDEAIREHALAVVTAHDGATWHTFKSRFLERDPKRQFFVLDYQSVTGQPLPELLTGQFVGVTFRSRSRKILFSTCVEAKGHYVLDAKTSVAAVRYRWPESVTEMQRRAYYRTPIPAPQAVPATLWAGGLAARGGGGALPADATHGQLADISCGGAMVRLNALQAPSWTEEQVLGVELHLPDSKGPVAVDCYFRGVRADGQGQTAVAIQFVGLEMSVDGRLVLERLVNCVQRFGRMAMPMVDSRLRSTG, encoded by the coding sequence ATGAGACCGCGACGGATATCTTCCTGCGACCACGAAATCGAGCTGTTTGACGAGGCCATTCGCGAACACGCCCTGGCCGTCGTCACCGCGCATGACGGCGCCACCTGGCACACGTTCAAGTCGCGCTTCCTCGAACGCGACCCGAAGCGCCAGTTCTTTGTGCTCGACTACCAGTCGGTCACAGGACAACCGCTGCCCGAGTTGCTCACCGGTCAGTTCGTGGGCGTCACCTTCCGCAGCCGCAGCCGGAAAATCCTCTTTTCGACCTGCGTCGAGGCCAAGGGGCACTACGTGCTCGATGCCAAGACCAGCGTCGCCGCCGTCCGCTACCGCTGGCCGGAGTCGGTCACGGAAATGCAGCGCCGCGCGTATTACCGCACCCCCATACCAGCGCCACAGGCCGTCCCCGCCACGCTCTGGGCAGGTGGGCTGGCGGCCCGCGGCGGCGGCGGCGCGCTGCCGGCGGACGCGACGCACGGGCAGCTCGCGGATATCTCCTGCGGCGGCGCGATGGTGCGGCTGAACGCGCTGCAGGCGCCGAGCTGGACCGAGGAACAGGTGTTGGGGGTCGAGCTTCATCTGCCCGACAGCAAGGGACCGGTCGCGGTGGACTGCTACTTCCGCGGTGTGCGCGCGGACGGGCAAGGCCAGACCGCGGTCGCGATTCAGTTTGTCGGGCTGGAAATGTCGGTGGATGGCAGGCTGGTGCTGGAGCGGCTCGTCAACTGCGTGCAGCGCTTCGGGCGAATGGCGATGCCGATGGTCGATTCGCGCCTGCGGTCTACCGGGTAG
- the thrS gene encoding Threonine--tRNA ligase — translation MIRVKLPDGKVVEHPDGVTVADVLRAIGPRLARDALAAVVDGATVDLAARLTKPDVSLSALLPGNADALPVMRHSAAHVMAEAICSLWPQTKLVYGPPVENGFYYDIDLDHNLTPEDFVAIERKMAEIVAQDRPFTRYEMSRAEGMTKLQREGNEYKIDNAERAEGDVLSFYVTGTRDSGCWEDLCRGPHVPSSGRIGAFKLMQVAGAYHHGDASKKMLQRVYGTAWATKKDLDAHLTQLEEARKRDHRRIGPELGLFAVDSLVGTGLILWKPRGAVVRYCLESFIREELIRRGYQPVYTPHIGRLELYRTSGHFPYYKDSQYPPLYESDRARELNALWEVCRASNAATADAAEIELFNRIASKHEDLKKAGYPADLPMEERLKRIRNWLAVEDGYLLRPMNCPHHIRIYGSEARSYRDLPIRLAEFGTLYRYEQSGEVGGLTRVRGMTQDDAHIFCTPEQVHDELRGCIDMAKLVLDVVGLSDYRVRASLRDDSDKYVGSTENWEKAEAAIVDVCKSSGMEWFIGRGEAAFYGPKIDFLVKDCIGREWQLGTVQCDYNLPERFDLKYIGADNHEHRPVMVHRAPLGTLERFVGILIEHFAGAFPLWLAPVQAVVCTVSDKSAEYGRGVFAALQKANLRVEWDDSNERIGSKIRNATLMKTPYILVIGEQEAAAGTLNVRTRDGRQLGSCSLAEFLAACAVEIATKGRTPAVGAAQAAAG, via the coding sequence ATGATTCGAGTGAAGCTCCCGGACGGAAAAGTCGTTGAACATCCCGATGGCGTCACCGTGGCGGACGTGCTGCGCGCCATCGGACCAAGATTGGCCCGTGACGCGCTGGCCGCCGTCGTCGACGGCGCGACCGTTGATCTCGCCGCGCGCCTGACGAAGCCGGACGTGTCGCTCTCGGCCCTGCTGCCGGGAAACGCCGACGCGCTTCCCGTGATGCGGCACAGCGCGGCACACGTCATGGCTGAGGCCATCTGCTCGCTCTGGCCGCAGACCAAGCTGGTCTACGGTCCGCCGGTCGAGAACGGCTTTTACTACGACATCGACCTGGATCACAACCTGACGCCCGAGGATTTCGTCGCCATCGAAAGGAAGATGGCGGAGATCGTGGCCCAGGACCGCCCCTTCACGCGTTACGAGATGTCGCGCGCCGAAGGCATGACGAAGCTGCAGCGCGAGGGGAACGAATACAAGATCGACAACGCCGAGCGGGCCGAAGGCGATGTGCTCAGCTTTTACGTCACCGGCACGCGCGACTCGGGCTGCTGGGAGGATCTCTGCCGCGGGCCGCACGTGCCCAGCAGCGGGCGCATCGGCGCCTTCAAGCTCATGCAGGTGGCCGGGGCCTATCACCACGGCGACGCCAGCAAGAAGATGCTGCAGCGTGTCTACGGCACGGCCTGGGCGACGAAAAAAGACCTCGACGCGCACCTGACGCAGCTTGAAGAGGCCCGCAAGCGCGATCATCGCAGGATCGGGCCGGAGCTGGGTCTGTTCGCGGTGGACAGCCTGGTGGGCACCGGGCTGATCCTCTGGAAGCCGCGCGGCGCAGTCGTGCGATACTGCCTCGAGTCGTTCATCCGCGAGGAGCTGATCCGCCGCGGCTATCAGCCGGTGTATACGCCGCACATCGGCAGGCTCGAGCTCTATCGCACGAGCGGTCATTTTCCGTATTACAAGGACTCGCAGTACCCGCCGCTGTATGAGAGCGACCGCGCCCGCGAGTTGAACGCGCTGTGGGAAGTCTGCCGGGCGAGCAACGCGGCGACGGCCGATGCGGCAGAGATCGAGTTATTCAATCGCATCGCGTCCAAGCATGAGGACTTGAAGAAAGCCGGCTATCCGGCCGACCTGCCGATGGAAGAGCGGCTCAAGCGCATACGCAACTGGCTGGCCGTCGAGGACGGCTACCTGCTCAGGCCGATGAACTGCCCGCATCACATCCGCATCTACGGATCGGAGGCGCGCAGCTATCGTGACTTGCCGATCCGCCTGGCTGAGTTCGGCACGCTTTATCGTTACGAGCAATCCGGCGAGGTGGGCGGGCTGACGCGCGTGCGCGGGATGACGCAGGACGACGCCCATATTTTTTGCACGCCCGAGCAGGTGCATGACGAGCTGCGGGGCTGCATCGACATGGCCAAGCTCGTGCTGGACGTGGTCGGCCTGAGCGACTATCGCGTCCGCGCCAGCCTGCGCGACGACAGCGACAAGTACGTCGGCTCGACGGAAAACTGGGAAAAAGCCGAGGCCGCCATCGTCGATGTGTGCAAGTCTTCGGGAATGGAGTGGTTCATCGGCCGCGGCGAGGCGGCTTTCTACGGACCGAAGATTGACTTTCTGGTGAAAGACTGCATCGGCCGCGAATGGCAGCTTGGCACGGTGCAGTGCGACTACAATCTGCCGGAACGGTTCGACCTGAAGTACATCGGGGCCGACAACCACGAGCATCGCCCGGTGATGGTGCACCGCGCCCCGCTGGGGACCCTCGAGCGATTCGTCGGGATTCTGATCGAGCACTTCGCCGGGGCCTTCCCGCTCTGGCTGGCGCCGGTGCAGGCCGTGGTCTGCACGGTGAGCGACAAGTCGGCCGAGTATGGCCGCGGCGTCTTTGCCGCCCTGCAGAAAGCCAACCTCCGCGTGGAATGGGACGACTCGAACGAGCGCATCGGCTCGAAGATCCGCAACGCCACGCTGATGAAAACGCCTTACATTCTCGTGATCGGCGAGCAGGAAGCCGCCGCGGGAACCCTGAACGTCCGCACGCGTGACGGCCGGCAGCTCGGAAGCTGCTCATTGGCCGAGTTCCTGGCCGCGTGCGCTGTTGAAATCGCGACTAAAGGCCGCACTCCGGCCGTCGGCGCCGCCCAGGCGGCGGCCGGTTGA